A single genomic interval of Antarcticibacterium arcticum harbors:
- a CDS encoding translocation/assembly module TamB domain-containing protein, with amino-acid sequence MFLLIIFSIPAVQTTVAKKLTNSIRERSDVNLSVGRVSFSYFGKVKLNRVYVEDHHQDTLLYARELNTSLLSLRNLINNTPNLGNTTADGLKIKMIRYKGEETDNLSIILAKLRKEPTGEPKPFELFIQDIYVKDGYYTFIDENLEVPVILEFKDLNLQAEDLKVVDSDFTVSINSLKAREASGIEVVHMSTQFSYSPTQMVFKDLILETPDSYLDANLALDYESFSNFTNEVQIVGNFKESKFSTNDLRLFYEPFGENENLIISSDIEGTLNDFVLKDLELAGMDRSFIDGKVRLEGLFSADMEKFKMTGDFERFSTNYYDLVNLLPSVLGTTLPETLRDFGNLQLNGLATLTKNSLDANVFVSTLLGTAKADIILNNFTNSAATTYRGDLQVNNFNLGRLLGQKDLGKTTFNLFIDGKGFTPESLNTQIRGRISRLNYNNYQYSNILVMGTVRNSVFNGNLVSQDQNLQMEFNGLVDISKAENIYDFEASIGYANLRELNFISRDTISVLKGDIIMNMQGNNLDNVYGTILLANTTYQNQNDLYYFDDLSVTSSFDAQGIRTIAVNSPDVINGQVTGNFKISEVGALIENSIGSIYTNYRPNVITTNQYMEFDFDIYNKIVDVFYPEIKLAPNTFIRGRVESDESEFRLTFRSPKIEAFGNMLQDLNIQVDNTNPLYNTFVEADSVSTGIYNFSEFSLINVTLRDTLFIRSEMQGGKQNNDVFNLNLFHTINADNKSVIGIQRSDIKFKENVWFLNENSNRSNKIVFSNNFRDLVIDSLELTHMGENIRLNGAMRDSTYKDFKIEFEDVDIGKITPDLDSLSIAGILNGRLHLLQEDGAFFPNTELEVEDLEINDIPMGRLDIAVDGNEDLTFYNVDARLSRKGFESISALGQINAAGKDPTIDLEVALRNVNMAAFSPLGGDVIDNIRGYASGDAMVTGSYKNPDITGMIELEDAGFRIPYLNIDYNLNNIATVDLTQQQFVFNDVELLDIKYRTTGNLDGTISHRNFKEWFLDLEVNGDRMLVLDTQAEIDALYYGTAFIDGEATIKGPTDELVINVTAATERGTIFRIPLSDAESVGDNSYIHFLSPEEKASRLAGIELEIPEVKGLELNFDLDITNAAEVEVVVDQTSGSSLRGRGAGNMLIEINTNGKFNMWGDFVVYEGVYNFKYAGLVQKVFKVQSGGSINWNGSPVQAELDVSAIYEIDANPAILLENPSINRKIPVEVVILLQGQIAQPDITFDVQFPNASSAVRSELEYRMVDRATRELHALFLVTQGSFYTDFAIGQNAWSGTLVERASSLVNDIFADEDGKFQVGVNYVQGERTPDQQTVDRFGLTLSTQISNRILINGAVGVPVGGVTESVIVGDVEIQFLLNEDGSLRAKVFNRENNIQFIGEEIGFTQGIGISYSVDFDTFKELIRKIMNREYLKTEEEEIEEQSAKSLAPDYIVFPEIK; translated from the coding sequence GTGTTTTTATTGATCATTTTCTCCATACCTGCCGTACAGACTACTGTGGCGAAAAAATTGACGAATTCTATCAGGGAACGGTCTGATGTTAACCTATCTGTGGGGAGGGTAAGTTTTTCTTATTTTGGAAAAGTAAAACTCAACCGGGTATATGTTGAAGACCATCACCAGGATACATTATTATATGCCCGGGAATTAAATACTTCCCTTCTTAGCCTCCGGAATTTAATAAACAATACTCCCAATTTAGGGAATACCACTGCAGATGGTTTAAAAATAAAAATGATACGCTATAAGGGGGAAGAAACAGATAACCTTAGTATCATTCTTGCCAAATTACGCAAGGAACCCACAGGAGAACCCAAACCTTTTGAATTGTTTATACAGGATATTTACGTTAAGGACGGGTATTATACCTTTATAGATGAAAACCTGGAAGTTCCGGTGATCCTGGAGTTTAAGGATTTGAACCTGCAGGCGGAAGATCTTAAGGTGGTAGATAGTGATTTTACGGTTTCTATTAATTCCCTGAAAGCGAGGGAAGCTTCCGGAATTGAAGTAGTGCATATGAGCACGCAATTCTCCTATAGCCCCACCCAAATGGTCTTTAAAGACCTTATCCTGGAAACCCCCGATTCCTATCTGGATGCCAACCTTGCTCTGGATTACGAGAGTTTTTCCAATTTCACCAATGAAGTCCAAATCGTTGGGAATTTTAAGGAATCCAAATTCTCTACCAATGATCTCCGGCTTTTTTATGAGCCCTTTGGCGAGAATGAAAACCTTATTATCAGCAGTGATATAGAAGGAACATTAAATGATTTTGTGCTCAAGGATCTGGAGCTTGCAGGAATGGACCGCAGCTTCATAGATGGGAAAGTAAGACTGGAAGGCCTTTTTTCTGCCGATATGGAAAAGTTTAAAATGACCGGAGATTTTGAACGTTTTTCCACAAACTATTATGACCTTGTAAATCTCCTCCCTTCGGTATTAGGAACAACCCTGCCTGAAACTCTTCGGGACTTTGGTAATTTACAACTAAACGGTTTGGCTACCCTTACCAAAAATTCCCTGGATGCAAATGTTTTTGTAAGCACCTTGCTGGGAACTGCCAAAGCCGATATAATTCTGAATAATTTCACCAATTCTGCTGCCACCACTTATAGAGGGGACCTGCAGGTCAATAATTTTAATCTGGGCCGCTTGCTGGGCCAAAAAGACCTTGGTAAAACCACCTTTAATCTTTTTATAGACGGGAAAGGTTTTACTCCTGAAAGTTTGAATACCCAAATTCGTGGCAGGATCTCAAGGCTTAATTACAACAATTACCAATATTCCAATATCCTTGTAATGGGAACGGTAAGAAATTCTGTTTTTAATGGAAATCTCGTTTCCCAGGACCAGAACCTGCAAATGGAATTCAACGGACTTGTAGATATTTCAAAGGCCGAAAATATATATGATTTTGAAGCTTCTATTGGTTATGCAAACCTGCGGGAACTTAATTTTATTTCCCGTGACACCATATCTGTCCTAAAAGGGGATATTATAATGAATATGCAGGGGAATAATTTGGATAATGTCTACGGAACGATCCTGCTTGCAAACACCACTTATCAAAACCAGAATGACCTTTATTACTTCGATGACCTTAGTGTTACTTCCTCCTTTGATGCACAGGGAATACGCACTATTGCAGTAAACTCACCAGATGTTATTAACGGGCAGGTTACCGGGAATTTCAAAATTTCAGAGGTAGGGGCATTAATTGAAAATTCCATAGGAAGTATCTATACAAACTATCGCCCGAATGTTATTACAACCAATCAATACATGGAATTCGATTTTGATATTTATAATAAGATCGTAGATGTATTTTATCCTGAAATAAAGCTCGCACCAAATACCTTTATAAGAGGTAGGGTAGAGTCTGATGAATCTGAATTCCGGCTTACCTTTCGCTCCCCCAAAATTGAAGCTTTCGGGAATATGCTGCAGGACCTGAATATCCAGGTAGATAACACCAACCCTTTGTATAATACCTTTGTGGAAGCCGATAGTGTTTCCACCGGCATCTATAATTTTTCTGAATTCAGTTTAATTAATGTTACGCTGCGGGATACGCTTTTTATAAGATCTGAAATGCAGGGAGGAAAACAGAACAATGATGTTTTCAATCTCAATTTATTTCACACTATTAATGCTGATAATAAATCTGTAATCGGGATTCAGCGATCAGACATTAAATTCAAAGAGAACGTATGGTTTTTAAATGAGAACAGTAACAGAAGTAATAAAATAGTATTCTCAAATAATTTTAGGGACCTGGTGATAGACTCATTGGAGCTAACCCATATGGGAGAAAATATTCGCCTTAATGGGGCAATGAGGGATTCTACTTATAAAGATTTCAAAATTGAATTTGAAGATGTAGATATTGGAAAGATCACCCCAGATCTTGACAGCCTTAGCATAGCAGGAATACTTAACGGGCGCTTACATTTACTGCAGGAGGATGGGGCCTTTTTTCCTAATACCGAGCTGGAAGTGGAAGACCTTGAGATAAACGATATTCCTATGGGCAGGCTGGATATTGCAGTGGATGGAAATGAAGACCTTACTTTTTATAATGTAGATGCCAGATTAAGCAGGAAGGGCTTTGAATCTATAAGTGCGTTAGGACAAATAAATGCTGCAGGTAAAGATCCCACAATAGATCTGGAGGTTGCCTTACGCAATGTTAATATGGCCGCTTTTAGTCCATTGGGAGGGGACGTAATTGATAATATACGGGGGTATGCTTCAGGAGACGCTATGGTTACCGGAAGTTATAAAAATCCAGACATTACGGGAATGATAGAGCTGGAAGACGCCGGTTTCAGGATCCCTTATTTAAATATAGATTATAACCTTAATAATATTGCCACGGTAGATCTCACCCAGCAGCAATTCGTGTTTAATGATGTGGAATTGCTGGATATAAAATACAGGACTACGGGGAATCTTGACGGCACAATTTCTCACAGGAATTTCAAGGAATGGTTCCTGGACCTGGAAGTTAACGGAGACCGTATGCTGGTGCTGGATACCCAGGCCGAAATTGACGCCCTTTATTACGGTACCGCATTTATTGATGGTGAAGCTACAATAAAAGGCCCAACAGATGAACTTGTCATAAATGTTACGGCAGCTACAGAACGGGGAACCATTTTCAGGATCCCTTTAAGTGATGCCGAATCTGTGGGGGATAATTCCTATATCCATTTTTTAAGTCCGGAGGAAAAAGCATCCAGGCTTGCAGGGATAGAATTGGAAATACCGGAGGTGAAAGGGCTGGAGCTTAATTTTGATCTTGATATAACAAACGCTGCTGAAGTTGAAGTAGTGGTAGACCAAACCAGCGGGAGTTCCTTAAGAGGAAGGGGAGCAGGGAATATGCTTATAGAGATCAATACCAATGGAAAATTCAATATGTGGGGAGATTTCGTGGTATACGAAGGGGTATATAATTTTAAATATGCAGGTCTTGTTCAAAAGGTTTTTAAAGTACAATCTGGTGGAAGTATAAACTGGAATGGAAGCCCTGTTCAAGCCGAACTGGATGTAAGCGCCATCTATGAAATTGATGCCAACCCGGCCATATTACTGGAAAATCCATCTATTAACCGAAAGATCCCTGTAGAGGTAGTGATCCTGCTCCAGGGCCAGATTGCACAACCGGATATTACCTTTGACGTACAATTTCCAAACGCCAGCAGCGCAGTACGCTCTGAGCTTGAATACAGGATGGTAGATCGTGCCACCCGGGAATTGCACGCGCTTTTCCTTGTAACCCAGGGATCCTTCTATACAGATTTTGCCATAGGGCAAAATGCCTGGTCTGGTACCCTTGTGGAAAGGGCCTCCAGCCTTGTAAACGATATTTTTGCCGATGAGGATGGGAAGTTCCAGGTAGGGGTAAATTATGTACAGGGAGAACGTACGCCAGACCAGCAAACGGTAGACAGGTTCGGGTTAACGCTTAGCACCCAGATAAGCAACCGTATTCTTATAAATGGGGCAGTAGGGGTTCCTGTAGGCGGGGTTACAGAATCTGTAATTGTGGGAGATGTAGAGATCCAATTCCTGCTAAATGAGGATGGCTCTTTACGTGCAAAAGTCTTTAACCGTGAAAACAACATTCAGTTTATTGGAGAAGAGATAGGATTTACCCAGGGAATTGGGATCTCGTATTCTGTAGATTTTGATACTTTTAAGGAGTTGATACGCAAGATCATGAATCGTGAATATCTTAAAACCGAGGAGGAGGAAATCGAAGAGCAATCGGCCAAATCTCTGGCCCCCGATTATATAGTTTTTCCTGAAATTAAATAA
- a CDS encoding AI-2E family transporter, translating into MNAKSFSYGILRAIGILLGIFLLLYFLYQIQSVLVYIAVAGVISLIGRPVVIFLRSRFKLPNQLAVIIVLLMVLSVFIGIILVFVPIVIEQSYHLGRIDIEAFKEDIYIMNDQINAYLGVENINLLESLQQSEIAKNLDINIIPKFLNSVFGILGATLIAVFSILFISFFLLKDSKLMLNSILVFANKGEEDKFQRVFNKIKILLSRYFVGLTMQVTVLFILYLLLLSIFEINNPVAIAFICAILNLVPYLGPIFAGILMMLFVISSNLGADFQLIILPKLIYVMLGYSIAQLIDNLISQPLIFGASVRSHPLEIFLVILIAGLLFGILGMVVAVPFYTALKVIAKESLSEYKIVKRLTRDL; encoded by the coding sequence GTGAATGCAAAATCTTTTTCTTACGGGATCTTACGGGCAATAGGTATTTTGCTGGGGATATTTCTCCTACTTTATTTTCTTTACCAAATTCAATCTGTGCTCGTGTACATAGCTGTGGCGGGAGTAATTTCGCTCATAGGCCGGCCGGTGGTTATATTTTTAAGGTCGCGCTTTAAATTACCAAATCAACTGGCAGTTATTATTGTTCTGTTAATGGTTTTATCTGTATTCATTGGAATCATCCTGGTATTTGTGCCTATTGTTATTGAGCAAAGCTATCACCTTGGAAGGATAGATATTGAAGCATTCAAGGAGGATATATATATAATGAATGACCAGATAAACGCGTATCTGGGAGTTGAGAATATAAACCTTCTGGAAAGCCTGCAACAAAGCGAAATAGCAAAAAACCTTGATATCAATATTATTCCTAAATTCCTGAACAGTGTATTCGGGATCCTGGGCGCCACGCTTATTGCGGTATTTTCAATTTTGTTTATTTCCTTTTTCCTGCTTAAGGACAGTAAGTTGATGCTCAACAGTATCCTGGTATTTGCCAATAAAGGGGAAGAAGATAAATTTCAAAGGGTATTTAACAAGATCAAGATCCTTTTATCAAGGTATTTTGTGGGGTTAACAATGCAGGTTACCGTTCTGTTCATTTTGTACCTCCTGCTGCTTAGTATTTTTGAGATCAATAACCCGGTGGCCATCGCTTTTATATGTGCCATTTTAAACCTTGTTCCTTATCTGGGGCCAATATTTGCGGGGATCTTAATGATGCTTTTCGTGATCTCCAGCAACCTTGGGGCAGATTTTCAATTGATCATACTTCCAAAGCTTATTTACGTTATGCTTGGATATTCCATTGCCCAGTTAATAGACAATCTTATAAGTCAGCCACTCATCTTTGGTGCCAGTGTGCGCTCCCATCCCCTTGAGATATTCCTCGTGATCCTTATTGCAGGGTTGTTATTCGGGATATTGGGAATGGTGGTGGCGGTACCTTTTTACACAGCCTTAAAAGTTATAGCTAAGGAATCGTTAAGCGAATACAAGATCGTAAAGAGGCTTACCAGGGACCTTTAA
- the tsaD gene encoding tRNA (adenosine(37)-N6)-threonylcarbamoyltransferase complex transferase subunit TsaD, whose amino-acid sequence MTSQNIYILAIESSCDDTAAAVLCNDKLLSNIVATQEVHTKYGGVVPELASRAHQQNIVPVIHQALAQANIDKKDVSAIAFTKGPGLMGSLLVGTSFAKSLSMGLNIPLIEVNHMQAHILAHFIDEENFSKPSFPFLAMTISGGHTQIVKVSNYFEMEVIGQTIDDAVGEAFDKSAKILGFPYPGGPLIDKYSKTGNPKAFKFTKPKVGGLDFSFSGLKTGVLYFIQKEVKNNPNFIEENRDDICASIQYTIVEILMDKLKKAVKQTGINQIAIGGGVSANSGIRKALYDAEKKYGWKTYVPKFEYTTDNAAMIGIVGYYKYIQGEFTDLSVTAQPRYKI is encoded by the coding sequence ATGACTTCCCAAAACATCTATATCCTTGCCATAGAATCTTCCTGCGATGATACTGCAGCAGCAGTCCTTTGCAACGATAAATTACTTTCCAATATTGTAGCCACCCAGGAGGTTCATACCAAATATGGCGGTGTGGTCCCCGAGCTTGCTTCCCGTGCCCACCAGCAAAATATTGTACCGGTGATACATCAGGCCCTTGCTCAAGCAAATATCGACAAAAAAGATGTATCTGCAATTGCTTTTACCAAAGGTCCCGGACTTATGGGTTCTTTACTGGTAGGTACTTCGTTTGCAAAGTCCCTTTCCATGGGGTTAAATATTCCTCTTATTGAGGTAAACCATATGCAGGCGCATATCCTGGCCCACTTTATAGACGAGGAAAATTTCTCGAAACCCAGCTTCCCTTTCCTGGCAATGACCATAAGTGGAGGGCATACGCAAATAGTAAAAGTTTCCAATTATTTTGAAATGGAAGTAATTGGCCAGACCATAGATGATGCGGTGGGAGAAGCATTTGATAAGAGTGCAAAGATCCTAGGATTTCCCTATCCGGGAGGGCCTTTGATAGATAAATATTCAAAAACAGGGAATCCAAAAGCATTCAAATTTACCAAACCAAAAGTAGGTGGGCTTGACTTCAGCTTTAGCGGTTTAAAGACCGGGGTGTTATATTTTATTCAGAAAGAAGTAAAAAATAATCCTAATTTTATTGAGGAGAACCGTGATGATATTTGTGCATCCATTCAATATACCATTGTGGAGATCCTGATGGATAAACTTAAAAAAGCGGTAAAACAAACCGGCATAAACCAAATTGCCATTGGTGGCGGGGTTTCCGCTAACAGCGGAATAAGAAAAGCCCTGTATGACGCCGAAAAAAAATACGGCTGGAAAACCTATGTTCCAAAATTTGAATATACAACAGATAATGCCGCGATGATTGGAATTGTGGGCTATTACAAATACATACAGGGAGAGTTTACAGATCTTTCAGTCACCGCACAGCCGCGTTATAAAATCTAA
- a CDS encoding 16S rRNA (uracil(1498)-N(3))-methyltransferase encodes MQLFYHPEISETDSQIIFPKEESRHIVKVLRKNEGDLLNVTNGKGYLFITEIISSSSQQCIAKISSVEVQDKPPYYVHLAVAPTKMNDRYEWFLEKATEIGVHEITPVICSNSERKVVKNERFERVLQSAMKQALHFRIPQLNEAISFSEFVSSTFTGKKYIAHCEDDKPRRSLKKELKPNETSIILIGPEGDFSPDEIELALSHGWIPVTLGKSRLRTETAAVVASHTASLANEE; translated from the coding sequence ATGCAATTATTCTATCATCCTGAAATTTCTGAAACCGATAGCCAGATCATTTTTCCAAAGGAAGAAAGCCGGCATATTGTAAAAGTTCTTAGGAAAAATGAGGGAGACCTGCTGAATGTTACCAATGGGAAAGGATATTTATTTATTACGGAGATCATAAGTTCTTCCTCCCAACAATGTATTGCGAAAATTTCAAGCGTTGAAGTGCAGGACAAACCGCCGTATTATGTACATCTGGCTGTGGCACCTACCAAAATGAACGACAGGTATGAATGGTTCCTTGAAAAGGCCACAGAGATTGGAGTGCATGAGATCACCCCGGTAATATGCAGCAACAGCGAGCGAAAAGTGGTTAAAAACGAACGCTTTGAAAGGGTTCTGCAAAGCGCCATGAAACAAGCCCTGCATTTTAGAATTCCACAACTCAATGAGGCAATTTCATTTTCTGAATTTGTTTCTTCCACTTTTACAGGTAAAAAATACATCGCCCACTGCGAGGATGATAAACCCCGTAGGTCCCTGAAAAAGGAATTAAAACCCAATGAAACTTCCATTATTCTAATAGGGCCGGAGGGGGACTTTAGCCCGGATGAAATTGAACTCGCCCTGTCACACGGCTGGATCCCGGTGACTTTGGGTAAAAGCCGCCTTCGTACAGAAACTGCAGCAGTGGTAGCCTCCCACACAGCTTCACTGGCAAATGAAGAGTAG
- the pfkA gene encoding 6-phosphofructokinase, whose amino-acid sequence MAKGINRIGVMTSGGDSPGMNAAIRAVVRACAYYNTECVGFYRGFQGMIDGDYEEMNARSVRNIISRGGTILKSARSKEFLTPEGRQKAADNLRKAKVDAMVLIGGDGTFRGGKVFWEEHGIPVIGVPGTIDNDIYGTNFTIGYDTALNTVVEAIDKIRDTASSHNRLFFVEVMGRDAGFIALNSGIGAGAEEILIPEEDLGLDRLLESLQKSRRSGKTSSIVVVSEGDKIGKNVFELAEYVTNNLKDYDARVTVLGHIQRGGNPSCFDRVLASRLCVRAVELLLDGQTALMVGFVNNRIESCSLEKALKSKPDFNKDLLRISDILST is encoded by the coding sequence ATGGCAAAAGGAATAAATCGAATTGGAGTAATGACATCCGGCGGGGATTCCCCGGGTATGAACGCTGCCATTAGGGCAGTGGTACGCGCCTGTGCGTATTATAATACAGAATGTGTTGGTTTCTACCGCGGCTTCCAGGGAATGATTGATGGAGATTATGAGGAAATGAATGCCCGCAGCGTAAGGAATATTATTTCTAGAGGAGGAACCATTTTAAAATCGGCAAGATCAAAGGAATTCCTTACTCCTGAAGGCAGGCAAAAGGCAGCCGATAATTTAAGGAAGGCAAAGGTTGATGCCATGGTCCTTATTGGCGGCGACGGCACTTTTAGGGGTGGAAAGGTATTTTGGGAGGAGCATGGTATTCCTGTTATAGGGGTACCGGGAACCATAGATAATGATATTTATGGAACCAATTTCACAATAGGTTATGACACGGCGTTAAATACCGTAGTAGAAGCAATAGATAAGATAAGAGATACTGCGAGTTCCCACAACAGGTTATTCTTTGTGGAGGTAATGGGAAGGGATGCCGGTTTTATTGCCCTTAACAGCGGGATAGGCGCCGGGGCTGAAGAGATCCTGATTCCTGAAGAAGACCTGGGACTTGACCGTTTACTCGAGTCCCTCCAAAAAAGCCGCCGTTCAGGAAAAACTTCCAGTATAGTGGTTGTTTCTGAAGGGGACAAAATTGGAAAGAACGTTTTTGAACTGGCCGAATATGTGACCAATAACCTGAAGGACTATGATGCAAGGGTAACGGTTCTTGGCCATATTCAAAGAGGAGGAAATCCTTCGTGTTTTGACAGGGTACTTGCCAGCCGTTTGTGCGTGAGGGCTGTTGAATTGCTACTGGATGGGCAAACTGCCCTTATGGTAGGGTTTGTAAATAACAGGATTGAATCCTGTAGCCTTGAAAAGGCACTAAAATCCAAACCCGATTTCAATAAAGACCTTTTAAGAATTTCAGATATTTTATCTACATAA
- a CDS encoding DUF4159 domain-containing protein, which yields MKKMLVFLLLITGGCFTSVAQEIAVLKYQGGGDWYSNPTSLPNLIKFCNENLTTAIKPKPQTVTPGSTDIYQFPFVHMTGHGNVFFSGDEAANLRAYLLSGGFLHIDDNYGMNEYVRKEIKKLFPDRELKELPASHPIFNNAFSFPNGLPKIHEHDGLPPQAFGIFENDRLLLLFTYESDLGNGWEDPAVHNDPPEVRLKALQMGANIIKYAFEN from the coding sequence ATGAAAAAAATGTTAGTTTTTTTACTGTTAATAACCGGAGGCTGTTTTACAAGCGTAGCCCAGGAAATAGCGGTGCTCAAATATCAGGGAGGTGGTGACTGGTATTCCAACCCTACCTCGTTACCAAATCTTATAAAATTTTGCAATGAAAATCTTACCACTGCCATAAAACCAAAACCCCAAACCGTAACTCCCGGAAGCACAGATATTTATCAATTTCCCTTTGTACATATGACCGGGCACGGGAATGTGTTTTTTAGCGGCGATGAAGCGGCCAACCTTAGAGCTTATCTCTTAAGCGGCGGCTTTCTTCATATTGATGATAATTACGGAATGAATGAGTACGTAAGAAAAGAAATTAAAAAGTTATTTCCAGACAGGGAATTAAAGGAACTACCTGCCTCCCACCCTATTTTTAATAATGCATTTTCATTTCCCAATGGCCTGCCTAAGATCCATGAACATGATGGGCTGCCGCCGCAAGCCTTTGGAATCTTTGAAAATGATCGGCTTTTGTTGCTGTTTACCTATGAAAGTGACCTTGGAAATGGTTGGGAAGACCCTGCGGTACACAATGATCCACCCGAGGTAAGGCTCAAAGCCCTGCAAATGGGGGCAAATATTATTAAATACGCTTTTGAGAATTGA
- a CDS encoding methylglyoxal synthase, with protein MTIAIIAHNGKKAEMVQFLNENRSILEAKDIKLIATGTTGQKTEAAGFEVEKLLSGPLGGDAQIACRLAEGKVDMIIFFRDPMDKHPHEPDIFMLMRLCDVHDIPLATNPSTAKLLMKAI; from the coding sequence ATGACAATAGCAATAATTGCCCATAATGGGAAAAAGGCTGAGATGGTGCAGTTCTTAAATGAGAACCGGTCCATCCTTGAGGCTAAGGATATTAAATTAATAGCTACAGGAACCACGGGTCAAAAAACCGAAGCCGCAGGTTTTGAAGTGGAAAAATTACTCTCCGGCCCACTGGGTGGGGATGCGCAAATTGCCTGCCGTCTTGCAGAAGGTAAGGTAGATATGATCATTTTCTTTCGGGACCCCATGGATAAGCATCCACACGAACCGGATATCTTTATGCTTATGAGATTATGTGACGTGCATGACATTCCGTTGGCCACGAACCCTTCTACTGCAAAATTATTGATGAAGGCTATTTAA
- a CDS encoding TrmH family RNA methyltransferase: protein MSTQLSHKEHGTPVQRFPIILLADNLMGDANIGSLFRLADAFNIEKIVFCGSPVNLNSNRLKRTARATVDNVSNEFWEDPEEALANYIELGYTPIALEITEDSKPLDKVHFKNEKKIVLVVGNERHGIAPALLEKIPLKVHITMFGRNSSMNVSQAAGIAFYEISKTLPSLAEK from the coding sequence TTGAGTACCCAACTATCCCATAAAGAACATGGCACGCCCGTGCAACGTTTTCCTATAATCCTGCTTGCAGATAATTTGATGGGAGATGCTAACATTGGCAGCCTTTTCAGGCTTGCCGATGCGTTTAATATTGAAAAGATCGTCTTTTGCGGGTCCCCGGTGAACCTAAACAGCAACAGGTTAAAGAGGACCGCAAGGGCCACAGTTGATAATGTGAGCAATGAATTTTGGGAAGATCCTGAAGAAGCCCTTGCCAACTATATAGAACTGGGTTACACACCAATTGCCCTGGAGATCACTGAAGACAGTAAACCCCTTGATAAGGTTCACTTTAAGAATGAAAAAAAGATAGTTCTGGTGGTAGGTAATGAGAGACATGGAATAGCACCTGCTTTACTGGAAAAAATACCATTAAAAGTACATATAACCATGTTTGGCCGTAACAGTAGCATGAATGTTTCACAAGCCGCAGGTATTGCTTTTTATGAAATTTCAAAAACCCTTCCTTCCTTAGCGGAGAAATAA